In Nematostella vectensis chromosome 2, jaNemVect1.1, whole genome shotgun sequence, one genomic interval encodes:
- the LOC5517875 gene encoding protein farnesyltransferase subunit beta, with protein sequence MALHSNKSVGELRFKDDGFPTATSKEQQAVELKIAKNYYSYLAVMDLDPEIPLIRQKHLNYVRRGLVRLSDSYECLDASRPWLCYWMLHSLKLLGEEVPLQQVSDIVGFLRRCQHPEGGFGGGPNQVPHLAPTYAAVCALSILGTEEAYNVIDRPALYNFIMRCRNLDGGFRMHVDGEVDIRGAYCAAVSASITNILTPELFAGTADWLKSCQTYEGGFSGEPGLEAHGGYTFCGFACLVLLGKEHIVNLKQLLRWAVNRQMKAEGGFQGRTNKLVDGCYSYWLGGLFPLLHSVLEAKQDNAISQEKWMFDQVALQDYVLVQCQYHAGGLIDKPGKSRDFYHTCYCLSGLSVAQHFMLGHRMNRNIVGGEHNLLKPVHPVYNICIESAVEAKKYFKSLPEL encoded by the coding sequence ATGGCTCTTCACTCTAACAAAAGTGTTGGCGAATTACGCTTCAAAGATGACGGCTTTCCGACAGCTACATCTAAAGAACAACAAGCCGTAGAACTTAAAATAGCAAAGAATTACTACTCCTATCTCGCTGTGATGGATTTAGATCCAGAGATCCCTCTAATTCGACAAAAACATTTAAACTACGTTCGCCGGGGTCTTGTTCGATTATCCGATTCGTACGAATGTCTGGACGCTAGCCGGCCTTGGCTCTGCTATTGGATGTTACACTCATTAAAACTGCTCGGCGAAGAGGTGCCGCTGCAACAAGTCTCTGACATAGTTGGTTTTCTTCGCCGGTGCCAACACCCGGAAGGTGGATTTGGTGGCGGTCCGAACCAAGTTCCACATTTAGCGCCGACATATGCCGCTGTGTGCGCTCTTAGCATCCTGGGCACTGAAGAAGCTTATAATGTAATAGATAGGCCGGCATTGTATAATTTCATTATGCGCTGCCGAAATCTTGACGGCGGATTCCGTATGCATGTTGATGGCGAGGTTGACATCAGAGGAGCATACTGCGCTGCTGTTTCAGCATCTATAACAAACATTCTTACACCAGAATTGTTTGCGGGGACTGCTGATTGGCTAAAGTCTTGTCAGACATACGAGGGAGGATTTTCAGGTGAGCCTGGTCTTGAGGCTCATGGAGGTTACACCTTCTGTGGCTTTGCATGTTTGGTACTTCTTGGCAAAGAACACATCGTCAACCTAAAACAGCTCTTGCGTTGGGCAGTAAACAGGCAAATGAAAGCCGAAGGAGGCTTTCAAGGCCGCACCAACAAATTAGTTGATGGCTGTTACTCATACTGGCTTGGTGGACTATTTCCTTTGCTACACAGCGTACTGGAAGCCAAACAAGACAATGCCATAAGCCAGGAAAAGTGGATGTTTGACCAGGTGGCTCTACAGGACTACGTGTTAGTTCAGTGCCAATACCATGCGGGGGGTTTGATCGACAAGCCTGGAAAGAGTCGGGATTTCTACCACACCTGTTACTGCCTGTCTGGCCTGTCTGTTGCACAACACTTCATGCTTGGACACAGAATGAACCGGAACATTGTCGGTGGTGAACACAATTTGTTAAAGCCTGTTCATCCAGTATATAATATATGTATTGAGAGTGCTGTAGAggctaaaaaatatttcaaatctCTTCCAGAATTGTAA